One window from the genome of Oryza glaberrima chromosome 3, OglaRS2, whole genome shotgun sequence encodes:
- the LOC127767545 gene encoding protein IQ-DOMAIN 3-like isoform X1, which yields MERKRRGWLERIKRLFVSEPKQKPKPDKKVKSKRWMFAGKLKTQHSFALPGPAPVVEEEQIRQAEDEQSKHAMAVALATAAAAEAAVAAAHAAAEVVRLTGKTAALAPAPATTTTPTPYGHEHAALMIQSVYRGYLARRALRALKGLVRLQALIRGQAVRRQTAATLRGLESLMKIQARQRARASSAAAGGGDHNAANSPAPDGMDALLRRGRELYYAAAAAVHEQQLSKGWDSSTLSKEEMSAMSRSREEAALKRVRALQYASLHQSEKVGVRRQPMSREEMETLNQRWSWLEEWVGSQPPFDKDIPVAHQSPSRDAAAVNDDERPPPPPVLRSRSRSRADRLACVGDDDDDADRQLGYSARRSFTRAGRRTPARDDDGGGAAAFPGYMASTASAKAKFRSMSTPKERSGGGAADAYSEQCFPFADRLLSPIPSMSPIPSIASDIVFARSSRPAAAQRSPRVKGPMTPTRSRSRRSPGRHSFGSEAALHQLQMEQYTPIR from the exons atggagaggaagaggaggggatggcTCGAGCGCATCAAGAGGCTCTTCGTCTCCGAGCCGAAGCAGAAGCCCAAGCCGGACAAG AAGGTGAAGAGCAAGAGGTGGATGTTCGCGGGCAAGCTCAAGACGCAGCACTCGTTCGCGCTGCCGgggccggcgccggtggtggaggaggagcagatCAGGCAGGCGGAGGACGAGCAGAGCAAGCACGCGATGGCGGTCGCGctcgccaccgcggcggccgcagaggccgccgtcgccgccgcgcacgccgccgccgaggtggtCCGCCTCACCGGGAAGACGGCCGCAttggctccggcgccggcgacgacgacgacgccgacgccgtacGGCCACGAACACGCCGCCCTTATGATCCAATCCGTCTACCGTGGATACCTC gCGAGGAGGGCGTTGCGAGCGTTGAAGGGGTTGGTGCGGCTGCAGGCGCTGATCCGGGGGCAGGCGGTgcggcggcagacggcggcgacgctgcgCGGCCTCGAGTCGCTCATGAAGATCCAGGCGCGGCAGCGCGCCAGggcctcatccgccgccgccggcggcggcgaccacaaCGCCGCTAATTCGCCGGCGCCCGACGGCATGGACGCGCTGCTCCGGCGAGGCCGGGAGCTGtactacgccgccgccgccgccgtccac GAGCAGCAGCTGAGCAAGGGGTGGGACAGCAGCACACTGTCGAAGGAGGAGATGAGCGCCATGAGCCGGAgcagggaggaggccgccctcaagcGCGTCCGCGCGCTCCAGTACGCCTCGCTCCACCAGAGC GAGAAGGTCGGGGTCAGGAGGCAGCCGATGAGCCGGGAGGAGATGGAGACGCTGAACCAGCGGTGGAGCTGGCTGGAGGAGTGGGTCGggtcgcagccgccgttcgATAAGGACATCCCCGTCGCGCACCAATCTCCAAGcagggacgccgccgccgtgaacgACGACgaacgcccgccgccgccgccggtgctccgGTCCCGGTCCAGGTCCAGGGCCGACAGGCTCGCctgcgtcggcgacgacgacgacgacgccgacagGCAGCTCGGGTACTCGGCGAGGCGGTCATTCACCCGCGCCGGGAGGCGCACGCCGGcgagggacgacgacggcggcggcgcggcggcgttccCGGGGTACatggcgtcgacggcgtcggccAAGGCCAAGTTCCGGTCCATGAGCACGCCCAAGgagcgctccggcggcggcgcggcggacgccTACTCGGAGCAGTGCTTCCCGTTCGCCGACCGCCTCCTGTCGCCGATCCCCTCCATGTCGCCGATCCCCTCCATCGCCAGCGACATCGTCTTCGCGAGGtccagccggccggcggcggcgcagcggtcGCCGCGGGTGAAGGGGCCCATGACGCCGACGAGGTCCCGGTCCCGGAGGTCGCCGGGACGCCACAGCTTTGGCTCCGAGGCCGCGCTGCACCAGCTGCAGATGGAGCAGTACACCCCTATCCGGTGA
- the LOC127767545 gene encoding protein IQ-DOMAIN 3-like isoform X2 has translation MERKRRGWLERIKRLFVSEPKQKPKPDKVKSKRWMFAGKLKTQHSFALPGPAPVVEEEQIRQAEDEQSKHAMAVALATAAAAEAAVAAAHAAAEVVRLTGKTAALAPAPATTTTPTPYGHEHAALMIQSVYRGYLARRALRALKGLVRLQALIRGQAVRRQTAATLRGLESLMKIQARQRARASSAAAGGGDHNAANSPAPDGMDALLRRGRELYYAAAAAVHEQQLSKGWDSSTLSKEEMSAMSRSREEAALKRVRALQYASLHQSEKVGVRRQPMSREEMETLNQRWSWLEEWVGSQPPFDKDIPVAHQSPSRDAAAVNDDERPPPPPVLRSRSRSRADRLACVGDDDDDADRQLGYSARRSFTRAGRRTPARDDDGGGAAAFPGYMASTASAKAKFRSMSTPKERSGGGAADAYSEQCFPFADRLLSPIPSMSPIPSIASDIVFARSSRPAAAQRSPRVKGPMTPTRSRSRRSPGRHSFGSEAALHQLQMEQYTPIR, from the exons atggagaggaagaggaggggatggcTCGAGCGCATCAAGAGGCTCTTCGTCTCCGAGCCGAAGCAGAAGCCCAAGCCGGACAAG GTGAAGAGCAAGAGGTGGATGTTCGCGGGCAAGCTCAAGACGCAGCACTCGTTCGCGCTGCCGgggccggcgccggtggtggaggaggagcagatCAGGCAGGCGGAGGACGAGCAGAGCAAGCACGCGATGGCGGTCGCGctcgccaccgcggcggccgcagaggccgccgtcgccgccgcgcacgccgccgccgaggtggtCCGCCTCACCGGGAAGACGGCCGCAttggctccggcgccggcgacgacgacgacgccgacgccgtacGGCCACGAACACGCCGCCCTTATGATCCAATCCGTCTACCGTGGATACCTC gCGAGGAGGGCGTTGCGAGCGTTGAAGGGGTTGGTGCGGCTGCAGGCGCTGATCCGGGGGCAGGCGGTgcggcggcagacggcggcgacgctgcgCGGCCTCGAGTCGCTCATGAAGATCCAGGCGCGGCAGCGCGCCAGggcctcatccgccgccgccggcggcggcgaccacaaCGCCGCTAATTCGCCGGCGCCCGACGGCATGGACGCGCTGCTCCGGCGAGGCCGGGAGCTGtactacgccgccgccgccgccgtccac GAGCAGCAGCTGAGCAAGGGGTGGGACAGCAGCACACTGTCGAAGGAGGAGATGAGCGCCATGAGCCGGAgcagggaggaggccgccctcaagcGCGTCCGCGCGCTCCAGTACGCCTCGCTCCACCAGAGC GAGAAGGTCGGGGTCAGGAGGCAGCCGATGAGCCGGGAGGAGATGGAGACGCTGAACCAGCGGTGGAGCTGGCTGGAGGAGTGGGTCGggtcgcagccgccgttcgATAAGGACATCCCCGTCGCGCACCAATCTCCAAGcagggacgccgccgccgtgaacgACGACgaacgcccgccgccgccgccggtgctccgGTCCCGGTCCAGGTCCAGGGCCGACAGGCTCGCctgcgtcggcgacgacgacgacgacgccgacagGCAGCTCGGGTACTCGGCGAGGCGGTCATTCACCCGCGCCGGGAGGCGCACGCCGGcgagggacgacgacggcggcggcgcggcggcgttccCGGGGTACatggcgtcgacggcgtcggccAAGGCCAAGTTCCGGTCCATGAGCACGCCCAAGgagcgctccggcggcggcgcggcggacgccTACTCGGAGCAGTGCTTCCCGTTCGCCGACCGCCTCCTGTCGCCGATCCCCTCCATGTCGCCGATCCCCTCCATCGCCAGCGACATCGTCTTCGCGAGGtccagccggccggcggcggcgcagcggtcGCCGCGGGTGAAGGGGCCCATGACGCCGACGAGGTCCCGGTCCCGGAGGTCGCCGGGACGCCACAGCTTTGGCTCCGAGGCCGCGCTGCACCAGCTGCAGATGGAGCAGTACACCCCTATCCGGTGA
- the LOC127767545 gene encoding protein IQ-DOMAIN 3-like isoform X3, with the protein MERKRRGWLERIKRLFVSEPKQKPKPDKKVKSKRWMFAGKLKTQHSFALPGPAPVVEEEQIRQAEDEQSKHAMAVALATAAAAEAAVAAAHAAAEVVRLTGKTAALAPAPATTTTPTPYGHEHAALMIQSVYRGYLARRALRALKGLVRLQALIRGQAVRRQTAATLRGLESLMKIQARQRARASSAAAGGGDHNAANSPAPDGMDALLRRGRELYYAAAAAVHQLSKGWDSSTLSKEEMSAMSRSREEAALKRVRALQYASLHQSEKVGVRRQPMSREEMETLNQRWSWLEEWVGSQPPFDKDIPVAHQSPSRDAAAVNDDERPPPPPVLRSRSRSRADRLACVGDDDDDADRQLGYSARRSFTRAGRRTPARDDDGGGAAAFPGYMASTASAKAKFRSMSTPKERSGGGAADAYSEQCFPFADRLLSPIPSMSPIPSIASDIVFARSSRPAAAQRSPRVKGPMTPTRSRSRRSPGRHSFGSEAALHQLQMEQYTPIR; encoded by the exons atggagaggaagaggaggggatggcTCGAGCGCATCAAGAGGCTCTTCGTCTCCGAGCCGAAGCAGAAGCCCAAGCCGGACAAG AAGGTGAAGAGCAAGAGGTGGATGTTCGCGGGCAAGCTCAAGACGCAGCACTCGTTCGCGCTGCCGgggccggcgccggtggtggaggaggagcagatCAGGCAGGCGGAGGACGAGCAGAGCAAGCACGCGATGGCGGTCGCGctcgccaccgcggcggccgcagaggccgccgtcgccgccgcgcacgccgccgccgaggtggtCCGCCTCACCGGGAAGACGGCCGCAttggctccggcgccggcgacgacgacgacgccgacgccgtacGGCCACGAACACGCCGCCCTTATGATCCAATCCGTCTACCGTGGATACCTC gCGAGGAGGGCGTTGCGAGCGTTGAAGGGGTTGGTGCGGCTGCAGGCGCTGATCCGGGGGCAGGCGGTgcggcggcagacggcggcgacgctgcgCGGCCTCGAGTCGCTCATGAAGATCCAGGCGCGGCAGCGCGCCAGggcctcatccgccgccgccggcggcggcgaccacaaCGCCGCTAATTCGCCGGCGCCCGACGGCATGGACGCGCTGCTCCGGCGAGGCCGGGAGCTGtactacgccgccgccgccgccgtccac CAGCTGAGCAAGGGGTGGGACAGCAGCACACTGTCGAAGGAGGAGATGAGCGCCATGAGCCGGAgcagggaggaggccgccctcaagcGCGTCCGCGCGCTCCAGTACGCCTCGCTCCACCAGAGC GAGAAGGTCGGGGTCAGGAGGCAGCCGATGAGCCGGGAGGAGATGGAGACGCTGAACCAGCGGTGGAGCTGGCTGGAGGAGTGGGTCGggtcgcagccgccgttcgATAAGGACATCCCCGTCGCGCACCAATCTCCAAGcagggacgccgccgccgtgaacgACGACgaacgcccgccgccgccgccggtgctccgGTCCCGGTCCAGGTCCAGGGCCGACAGGCTCGCctgcgtcggcgacgacgacgacgacgccgacagGCAGCTCGGGTACTCGGCGAGGCGGTCATTCACCCGCGCCGGGAGGCGCACGCCGGcgagggacgacgacggcggcggcgcggcggcgttccCGGGGTACatggcgtcgacggcgtcggccAAGGCCAAGTTCCGGTCCATGAGCACGCCCAAGgagcgctccggcggcggcgcggcggacgccTACTCGGAGCAGTGCTTCCCGTTCGCCGACCGCCTCCTGTCGCCGATCCCCTCCATGTCGCCGATCCCCTCCATCGCCAGCGACATCGTCTTCGCGAGGtccagccggccggcggcggcgcagcggtcGCCGCGGGTGAAGGGGCCCATGACGCCGACGAGGTCCCGGTCCCGGAGGTCGCCGGGACGCCACAGCTTTGGCTCCGAGGCCGCGCTGCACCAGCTGCAGATGGAGCAGTACACCCCTATCCGGTGA
- the LOC127767546 gene encoding probable diphthine methyl ester synthase, with product MLYIVGLGLGDERDITVRGLDAVRRCAKVYMEAYTSLLSLGLDPSALSNLEKMYGKEITVADREMVEERADQMLREAADADVAFLVVGDPFGATTHTDLVVRAKNMGVEVKVIHNASVMNAVGVCGLQLYRYGETISIPFFTETWRPDSFYEKIQNNRRLGLHTLCLLDIRVKEPTLESLCRGKKVYEPPRFMSVNTAISQLLEVEELRGGSAYGADSLCIGVARLGSDDQKIVAGPMKKLLDVDFGPPLHCLIIVGETHPVEEEMIEFHMIKS from the exons ATGCTGTACATCGTGGGGCTCGGCCTCGGCGACGAGCGCGACATCACCGTGCGGGGGCTCGACGCCGTCCGCCGCTGCGCCAAGGTCTACATGGAGGCCTACACCTCCCTCCTTTCCCTCGGCCTCGACCCCTCCGCGCTCTCCAACCTC GAGAAGATGTATGGGAAGGAGATCACGGTGGCGGACCGCGAGATGGTGGAGGAGCGCGCCGACCAGATGCTCCGCGAGGCCGCCGACGCGGACGtcgccttcctcgtcgtcggcgacccCTTCGG CGCAACTACACACACTGATCTGGTGGTTCGCGCCAAGAACATGGGGGTGGAAGTGAAGGTGATCCACAATGCGTCCGTCATGAATGCAGTTGGAGTTTGCGGATTGCAACTTTACCGCTACGGGGAGACCATCTCTATACCTTTCTTCACGGAGACATGGAGGCCGGACAGTTTCTATGAGAAGATTCAGAACAATCGACGGCTTGGACTGCACACACTTTGCTTACTAG ATATTCGTGTTAAGGAACCAACGCTTGAGTCTTTATGCAG GGGAAAGAAAGTGTATGAACCACCAAGGTTCATGTCTGTAAACACCGCAATAAGTCAGCTTTTGGAGGTGGAGGAACTGCGTGGGGGATCTG CATATGGCGCAGATTCACTATGCATAGGTGTTGCTCGCCTTGGAAGTGATGATCAGAAGATCGTCGCTGGACCTATGAAGAAACTACTAGATGTCGATTTCGGCCCACCCCTTCACTGCCTTATCATAGTGGGAGAGACGCATCCTGTGGAAGAAGAGATGATAGAATTCCACATGATCAAGTCATGA
- the LOC127765443 gene encoding sanguinarine reductase yields MAMAMACLNPLALSPRQAYGGRAAPRRCCSVVVPTSSARAAAGRCRWRLAAVAEEPQAVRQQEQQQRTEGSGEAGAEAAADASSKLVLVVGGTGGVGQLVVASLLSRNIKTRLLLRDPAKAVTLFGEQDESVFQAYKADTRNAAELDPEIFEGVTHVICTTGTTAFPSKRWDGDNTPERVDWDGTRNLVSAMPRTIKRLVLVSSIGVTKYNELPWSIMNLFGVLKYKKMAEDFVQNSGIPFTIIRPGRLTDGPYTSYDLNTLLQATAGERRAVVMGEGDKLVGEASRLVVAEACIQALDIEFTEGQIYEINSVKGEGPGSDPEKWKELFRAVQ; encoded by the exons atggcgatggcgatggcctGCCTCAACCCTCTCGCGCTCTCCCCGCGCCAGGCCTACGGCGGTAGAGCGGCCCCGCGGCGCTGCTGCTCGGTGGTGGTGCCCACAtcctccgcgcgcgccgcggcgggtcGCTGCAGATGGCggctcgcggcggtggcggaggagccgcaGGCCGTGcggcagcaggagcagcagcagcggacgGAGGGGTCGGGTGaggccggcgcggaggcggcggccgacgccTCGTCCAAGCTAGTTCTCGTCGTCGGCGGGACCGGCGGCGTAG GGCAGTTGGTGGTGGCATCTTTACTGAGCAGGAACATCAAGACAAGGTTGTTGCTAAGAGATCCTGCAAAGGCAGTGACCCTATTCGGCGAGCAAGATGAGAGCGTATTTCAG GCTTACAAGGCGGACACGAGAAATGCTGCAGAATTGGATCCAGAAATATTTGAG GGAGTTACGCATGTCATCTGCACTACTGGAACTACAGCATTCCCTTCAAAGCGCTGGGATGGGGATAACACTCCTGAACGTGTTG ATTGGGATGGCACCCGTAATCTGGTGAGCGCCATGCCACGGACAATCAAGAGACTGGTTCTGGTGTCATCCATCGGCGTTACAAAATACAATGAACTACCATGGAG TATCATGAATCTGTTTGGTGTGCTTAAGTACAAGAAGATGGCAGAGGACTTTGTCCAGAACTCAGGCATACCTTTCACCATCATAAG GCCTGGGAGATTAACCGATGGACCCTACACTTCTTATGACCTTAACACACTTCTTCAAGCTACTGCTGGAGAAAGACGGGCAGTTGTCATGGGCGAAG GTGACAAGCTTGTGGGAGAAGCAAGCAGACTGGTGGTGGCAGAAGCCTGTATCCAAGCTTTGGATATTGAATTCACAGAAGGACAAATATACGAGATCAACTCGGTGAAG GGCGAAGGACCTGGGAGCGACCCAGAGAAATGGAAGGAGCTGTTCAGAGCTGTTCAATGA
- the LOC127765557 gene encoding 50S ribosomal protein L6, chloroplastic-like, producing the protein MASLSPSLHLPCNSRTGFAGKTQGIRLRVIPAGRVGFVRTTVECKESRIGKKPIEVPSNVTLTLEEQFIKAKGPLGELSLNYPGEVKVVKEESGKLRVSKTVETKRANQMHGLFRTLTDNIIVGVSKGFDKKLQLVGVGYRAAVEGKDLVMNLGFSHPVRMAVPEGLKVKVEENTRIIVSGYDKSEIGQFAASIKKWRPPEPYKGKGIRYADEIVRRKEGKAGKKK; encoded by the exons ATGGCGtccctctccccttccctccaCCTCCCTTG CAATTCAAGGACTGGCTTTGCTGGAAAGACACAAGGGATTCGTCTTCGTGTTATCCCTGCTGGCAGAGTTGGTTTTGTCAGAACAACAGTGGAGTGCAAAGAATCTAGAATAGGAAAGAAGCCGATCGAAGTGCCATCAAATGTGACCCTCACGTTAGAGGAGCAGTTTATTAAGGCTAAGGGTCCATTAGGAGAATTATCACTAAACTATCCAGGTGAAGTAAAAGTGGTGAAAGAAGAATCTGGTAAGCTGAGAGTTTCCAAGACTGTGGAGACCAAAAGGGCAAACCAGATGCATGGCCTTTTCAG GACCCTGACTGACAACATCATCGTAGGTGTGTCAAAGGGGTTTGATAAGAAGCTTCAGCTAGTTGGGGTTGGATACCGTGCAGCGGTGGAGGGTAAAGATCTTGTGATGAACCTGGGATTTTCGCACCCGGTTCGGATGGCTGTTCCAGAAGGCCTGAAAGTTAAGGTGGAAGAGAACACCAGGATCATTGTGAGTGGCTACGACAAGAGTGAGATCGGTCAATTCGCTGCTTCCATAAAGAAGTGGAGGCCGCCTGAACCATACAAGGGGAAGGGCATCCGGTATGCCGATGAGATCGTCAGAAGAAAGGAGGGCAAGGCTgggaagaagaaatag
- the LOC127766585 gene encoding uncharacterized protein At3g28850-like — MDEFGGGSVGPFSKKPRHLSRSLTYHHHHHPYQGQGRSPSFNARRQHHPQQQDHAVVLYTTSLRGVRRTFADCAAVRAVLRGLRVAVDERDVSMDASLRRELQSLLAARGRPFSLPQLLVGARLVGGADEVRQLHEAGELRRLLEGAAGQDPAFVCGGCGGVRFVPCPACDGSRKVFVQEEGCARRCGDCNENGLVRCPNCCS; from the coding sequence ATGGACGAATTCGGCGGCGGATCCGTCGGGCCGTTCTCCAAGAAGCCGAGGCACCTGTCCCGGTCGCTGacgtaccaccaccaccaccacccctacCAGGGCCAGGGGCGCTCGCCGTCGTTCAACGCGCGGCGCCAGCATCATCCGCAGCAGCAGGACCACGCGGTGGTGCTGTACACGACGTCGCTCCGCGGGGTGCGCCGCACGTTCGCGGACTGCGCCGCGGTGCGCGCCGTGCTGCGCGGGCTCCGGGTGGCGGTGGACGAGCGGGACGTGTCCATGGACGCCTCGCTGCGGCGGGAGCTCCAGTCGCTGCTCGCGGCGCGGGGCCGCCCCTTCTCCCTCCCGCAGCTCCTCGTCGGGGCCCGCCTCGTGGGGGGAGCCGACGAGGTGCGGCAGCTGCACGAGGCCGGCGagctgcgccgcctcctcgaggGCGCCGCCGGGCAGGACCCGGCCTTCgtctgcggcggctgcgggggcGTACGGTTCGTGCCATGCCCCGCCTGCGACGGATCCCGCAAGGTGTTCGTCCAGGAGGAAGGATGCGCCCGCCGCTGCGGCGACTGCAACGAGAACGGATTGGTACGCTGCCCCAATTGCTGCTCTTGA